The following are from one region of the Sorghum bicolor cultivar BTx623 chromosome 2, Sorghum_bicolor_NCBIv3, whole genome shotgun sequence genome:
- the LOC8080735 gene encoding methionine aminopeptidase 1B, chloroplastic isoform X1: MAGLGAGLGARPSAAFEAGRFQPLAAPLRPVRSVCIVAGKFIVPKRCFTVSSRLTWVEDELMEIRKSQEQSSIKSKKRPPLRRGKVSPQLPVPGHIPRPSYVGSKGLPELCKGQLHDAQGITGMRAACKLAARVLDFAGTLVKPSITTNEIDAAVHNMIIEAGAYPSPLGYRGFPKSICTSVNECVCHGIPDSTQLQNGDIINIDVNVFLNGYHGGTSRTFACGQVDDSIKHFLNAAEECLEKGISVCRDGVNYRKIGKKISKLAYFYGYYVVERFVGHGIGTTYHSEPLILHHANENSGRMVEGQTFTVEPILTMEKTECVTWEDGWTTVTADGSWAAQFEHTILVTRNGVEILTKV; this comes from the exons ATGGCCGGGCTCGGCGCGGGACTGGGAGCGCGCCCCTCCGCCGCCTTCGAGGCCGGGAGGTTCCAGCCTCTCGCTGCCCCTCTCCGCCCCGTCCGCTCCG TTTGCATTGTTGCAGGCAAATTCATAGTGCCAAAGAGATGCTTCACTGTGTCAAGTAGGCTCACATGGGTGGAAGATGAGCTTATGGAGATAAGGAA GTCACAAGAGCAAAGTTCAATAAAATCAAAGAAAAGGCCACCTTTGAGGCGTGGAAAGGTCTCCCCACAACTTCCTGTACCAGGGCACATTCCAAGACCATCTTATGTTGGTTCAAAAGGATTGCCAGAACTATGCAAGGGCCAATTACACGATGCTCAAGGGATTACTGGAATGAGAGCTGCTTGCAAACTTGCTGCCCGTGTTCTGGACTTTGCTGGGACTTTAGTTAAG CCATCCATTACTACAAATGAAATTGACGCAGCAGTTCATAATATGATCATCGAGGCTGGTGCTTATCCTTCTCCACTTGGCTATCGTGGATTTCCTAAAAGTATATGTACATCAGTAAATGAGTGTGTCTGTCATGGGATACCTGATTCAACTCAGCTGCAG AATGGGGATATTATAAACATTGATGTAAATGTGTTCCTGAAT GGATACCATGGGGGTACCTCCAGAACATTTGCATGTGGACAGGTGGATGATTCTATCAAGCATTTTCTCAAT GCAGCTGAAGAATGCTTGGAGAAGGGCATTTCTGTCTGCAGGGATGGTGTGAACTACAGAAAGATTGGCAAGAAAATAAG CAAGCTTGCCTATTTTTATGGCTATTATGTGGTGGAACGTTTTGTTGGGCATGGGATTGGAACTACGTATCATTCTGAGCCACTTATCCTACATCATG CCAACGAAAACTCAGGGCGAATGGTTGAGGGCCAAACATTTACAGTTG AACCTATACTTACAATGGAGAAAACAGAGTGTGTTACATGGGAAGATGGATGGACGACTGTCACTGCTGATGGTAGCTGGGCTGCTCAGTTTGAGCATACCATACTGGTCACTAGGAATGGTGTAGAAATATTGACGAAAGTTTGA
- the LOC8077492 gene encoding glucan endo-1,3-beta-glucosidase 1 isoform X1: protein MGSRTRGGSGSRSRLLFFPFILLLHLLSLHSAGPSVVVSAAGSGEPYVGVTIGTQVTNLLSPSDLASFLRAQRITRVRLYDADPRLLSALAASGVRAIVGVPNDELLALGSSPATAASWVSRRVLPFAGVNSSTPNVISAIAVGDEVPTALPSALPVLLPAINSLAAALAAANLSSIPVSTPLPFSVVLDPFPPSQAFFNQSLAKSFVAPLLAHLANTSAPLMLNLYPYYSLMQSKGVIPLDNALFRPLPPSQEMVDPNTLLHYTNVLDAMLDAVRVAVRNLNATGGASVPILVTETGWPSYGDRRAEPYATRDNADAYNSNLIKHVLEDKPGTPMAPGAGAQSSAYIYELFNEDLRPGPVSEANWGLFYGNGTPVYLLHVSGADGFLGNDTTDRTFCVAADDADLKAVQAAMDWACGPGRADCTAIQPGQACYQPDDVRSHASFAFDAYYQSQGRAAGSCYFQGAGMVTTVDPSHDSCLFPGSKLLSNSTGSGSTNTSTPTSDAEGSAIWRLRTGRDKGFFLFLRLVLSIAVVIVVDSNFWT, encoded by the exons ATGGGGAGCAGGACCAGAGGAGGGAGTGGCAGCCGCAGCCGCTTGCTCTTCTTCCCTTTCATCCTCTTGCTCCACCTCCTCTCTCTTCACT CAGCAGGCCCGTCGGTGGTGGTGTCGGCGGCGGGGTCCGGCGAGCCGTACGTGGGCGTGACGATCGGCACGCAGGTGACGAACCTGCTCTCGCCGTCGGACCTGGCGTCGTTCCTGCGCGCGCAGCGCATCACCCGCGTGCGCCTCTACGACGCGGACCCGCGGCTGCTGTCGGCGCTGGCCGCCTCGGGGGTGCGCGCCATCGTGGGTGTCCCCAACGACGAGCTCCTGGCGCTGGGCTCCTCCCCGGCGACGGCCGCGTCCTGGGTCTCCCGCCGCGTGCTCCCCTTCGCGGGCGTCAACTCCAGCACCCCGAACGTCATCTCCGCCATCGCCGTCGGGGACGAGGTGCCGACCGCGCTCCCCTCGGCGCTGCCCGTGCTGCTCCCGGCCATCaactccctcgccgccgcgctGGCCGCCGCCAACCTTTCCTCCATCCCGGTGTCGACGCCGCTGCCCTTCTCCGTGGTGCTGGACCCGTTCCCGCCGTCGCAGGCCTTCTTCAACCAGTCCCTGGCCAAGTCGTTCGTGGCGCCGCTGCTCGCCCACCTCGCCAACACCTCGGCGCCGCTGATGCTGAACCTGTACCCGTACTACTCGCTGATGCAGAGCAAGGGCGTGATCCCGCTGGACAACGCGCTGTTCCGGCCGCTGCCGCCGTCGCAGGAGATGGTGGACCCCAACACGCTGCTCCACTACACCAACGTGCTCGACGCGATGCTGGACGCGGTGCGCGTGGCCGTCCGGAACCTCAACGCCACGGGCGGCGCGAGCGTGCCGATCCTGGTGACGGAGACCGGGTGGCCGTCGTACGGGGACCGGCGCGCGGAGCCGTACGCGACCAGGGACAACGCGGACGCGTACAACTCCAACCTCATCAAGCACGTGCTGGAGGACAAGCCCGGCACGCCCATGGCGCCCGGCGCCGGCGCGCAGTCCAGCGCCTACATCTACGAGCTCTTCAACGAGGACCTCCGCCCGGGCCCCGTGTCGGAGGCGAACTGGGGCCTGTTCTACGGGAACGGCACCCCGGTGTACCTCCTCCACGTGTCCGGCGCCGACGGGTTCCTGGGGAACGACACGACGGACCGGACCTTCTGCGTAGCCGCCGACGACGCGGACTTGAAGGCGGTGCAGGCGGCCATGGACTGGGCGTGCGGCCCCGGGCGCGCCGACTGCACGGCGATACAGCCCGGGCAGGCGTGCTACCAGCCCGACGACGTGCGCAGCCACGCGTCGTTCGCGTTCGACGCCTACTACCAGTCCCAGGGCCGCGCCGCCGGCTCGTGCTACTTCCAGGGCGCCGGAATGGTCACCACCGTGGATCCGA GTCATGACAGCTGTTTATTTCCTGGAAG TAAGCTGCTGAGCAACAGCACTGGATCTGGCAGCACGAACACATCGACGCCCACAAGTGATGCGGAGGGATCTGCAATATGGAGATTAAGAACTGGAAGGGACAAAGGGTTCTTCCTCTTCCTTCGGTTGGTACTTAGCATTGCGGTGGTTATCGTGGTGGATTCgaacttttggacatga
- the LOC110432892 gene encoding uncharacterized protein LOC110432892, producing the protein MADQPTLADLMEKLQALTTDMSAMKAEMEGLKDRSSFSETGGGGRTDGQRDLDRPPKFQKLDFPRFDGKSDPMLFINKCESYFRQQRTMPEERVWMASYQLEGVAHLWFIQLQEDEGTPPWGRFKDLLNLRFGPALRSAPFFELAECRRTGSVEDYANRFQELLPRAGRMEEAQRVQLFTGGLLPPLSHAVRLHNPETLNAAMSLARQVELMVLDRLSQPPPRAAHRAPLPAPAPRPALPAPQPLLALPAPAPPAPVPALPAPPPARGAGAQAKRLSTEEQAERRRLGLCYNCNEPYSRGHNRVCRRLFYLGGVEIEEGAPAEQDAPAEQDAPVFSLRAVTGMPVCDSMQVRVTIGAASFTALLDTGSTHNFIAEAAAASTGLTIDSGSRLSAMVANGERISCPGVLRQAPLSIDGEEFCVDLYVMPLAGYDVVLGTQWMVTLGKMVWDFATRTVAFTRHGRPVCWADISAPQTTHIAAITSPAALLDELLSAFGGLFAEPVGLPPQRSRDHSIVLKEGALPVAVRPYRYPAAHKDELERQCAAMIEQGIVRRSDSAFSSPVLLVKKPDGSWRFCVDYRALNALTVKDAFPIPVVDELLDELHGACFFTKLDLRSGYHQVRMRPSDIHKTAFRTHDGLYEFLVMAFGLCNAPATFQALMNDVLRPFLRRFVLVFFDDILIYSHTWADHLRHLRAVFGALQQHQLFVKRSKCAFAASSVAYLGHVVSAAGVAMDPAKVQAVRDWPLPRSARAIRGFLGLAGYYRKFVHHYGSIAAPLTALLRKDGFSWTADAAAAFAALKEAVTTAPVLAMPDFSKTFVVECDASSHGFGAVLVQDSHPVAFFSRPVAPRHRALAAYERELIGLVQAVRHWRPYLWGRRFLVKTDHYSLKYLLDQRLSTIPQHHWVGKLLGFDFAVEYKPGHTNAVADALSRRDTPEEGVVLPLRPCWTTSGAAPGPCRGP; encoded by the exons ATGGCTGATCAGCCCACCCTCGCCGACCTCATGGAGAAGCTGCAAGCCCTCACCACCGACATGTCCGCGATGAAGGCCGAGATGGAGGGCCTGAAGGACAGGTCGTCCTTTTCGGAGACCGGCGGCGGTGGCCGCACCGACGGGCAGCGGGATCTCGACAGACCCCCCAAGTTCCAGAAGCTCGACTTTCCTCGCTTTGACGGCAAGTCGGACCCCATGCTCTTCATCAACAAGTGCGAGTCCTACTTCAGGCAGCAGCGCACTATGCCGGAGGAGCGCGTTTGGATGGCTTCCTACCAGCTGGAGGGTGTCGCCCACCTCTGGTTCATCCAGCTGCAGGAGGACGAAGGCACGCCGCCTTGGGGCAGGTTCAAGGACCTCCTCAACTTGCGATTCGGTCCAGCCCTCCGTTCGGCACCCTTCTTCGAGCTCGCCGAGTGCCGCCGCACGGGCTCCGTCGAGGATTATGCCAACCGTTTCCAGGAGCTTCTCCCCCGCGCTGGCCGCATGGAGGAGGCACAACGGGTGCAGCTCTTCACCGGGGGCCTCCTACCGCCGTTGAGCCACGCCGTGCGTCTCCACAACCCCGAGACGCTCAACGCAGCGATGAGCTTGGCACGCCAAGTGGAGTTGATGGTGCTGGACCGCCTCAGCCAGCCCCCGCCCAGGGCTGCCCACCGCGCGCCTCTACCAGCGCCGGCCCCGCGACCAGCCCTGCCAGCGCCCCAGCCGCTGCTGGCGTTGCCAGCCCCGGCTCCCCCGGCCCCTGTGCCGGCCCTCCCTGCTCCCCCGCCGGCGCGTGGCGCGGGCGCCCAGGCGAAGCGACTTTCCACCGAGGAGCAGGCGGAACGTCGTCGGCTCGGCCTCTGCTACAACTGCAACGAACCCTACTCCAGAGGCCACAACCGCGTCTGTCGCCGGCTCTTCTACCTCGGCGGCGTGGAGATCGAGGAGGGCGCTCCAGCAGAACAGGACGCGCCGGCTGAGCAGGATGCACCGGTGTTCTCCCTTCGGGCCGTCACCGGTATGCCTGTCTGTGATTCCATGCAGGTGCGCGTCACCATTGGGGCTGCGTCATTCACGGCCCTCCTGGACACGGGGTCCACGCACAATTTCATCGCCGAGGCGGCTGCTGCATCAACCGGCCTCACCATCGACTCCGGCTCCCGCCTCTCCGCTATGGTGGCCAACGGGGAGCGCATCTCGTGCCCTGGCGTTCTCCGCCAGGCGCCGCTGTCCATCGACGGCGAGGAGTTCTGCGTCGACCTATACGTCATGCCGCTCGCCGGCTACGACGTCGTCCTCGGCACCCAGTGGATGGTCACCTTGGGGAAGATGGTCTGGGACTTCGCCACCCGCACCGTGGCCTTCACACGCCATGGCCGCCCCGTGTGCTGGGCAGACATCTCTGCACCCCAGACCACGCACATCGCCGCCATCACGTCCCCAGCAGCCCTACTGGACGAGCTGCTGTCCGCGTTCGGGGGCCTCTTCGCCGAGCCCGTCGGATTACCTCCGCAGCGTTCTCGCGACCACAGCATCGTGCTCAAGGAGGGCGCGCTACCGGTGGCCGTCCGACCATACCGCTACCCGGCGGCGCACAAAGACGAGCTGGAGCGGCAATGCGCGGCCATGATCGAGCAAGGCATCGTCCGGCGCAGCGACTCCGCGTTCTCGTCCCCGGTCCTCCTCGTCAAGAAACCGGACGGCTCGTGGCGCTTCTGCGTGGACTACAGGGCGCTCAATGCGCTCACGGTCAAGGACGCCTTCCCGATCCCCGTCGTCGATGAGCTCTTGGACGAGCTCCATGGGGCGTGTTTCTTCACCAAGCTTGACCTACGCTCAGGTTACCATCAGGTCCGCATGCGGCCGAGCGATATCCACAAGACGGCGTTCCGCACTCATGACGGCCTATATGAGTTCCTGGTCATGGCGTTTGGGCTTTGCAACGCTCCTGCCACGTTCCAGGCCCTGATGAACGACGTCCTGAGGCCGTTCCTTCGCCGTTTTGTGCTGGTATTTTTTGACGACATTTTGATTTACAGTCATACATGGGCAGACCATCTGCGGCACCTGCGCGCCGTCTTCGGGGCGCTCCAGCAGCACCAGCTCTTCGTCAAGCGATCCAAGTGCGCCTTCGCTGCTTCCTCCGTCGCGTACCTCGGCCACGTCGTGTCCGCGGCGGGCGTCGCCATGGACCCAGCCAAGGTGCAGGCAGTGCGCGACTGGCCGCTGCCCCGTTCAGCCCGCGCGATACGAGGCTTCCTAGGCCTGGCCGGGTATTACCGGAAGTTCGTCCACCACTACGGCTCCATCGCCGCACCACTCACCGCTCTTCTCCGGAAGGACGGCTTCTCCTGGACAGCAGATGCGGCTGCTGCGTTTGCCGCCCTCAAGGAGGCGGTCACCACGGCTCCGGTCCTCGCCATGCCGGACTTCTCCAAGACGTTCGTCGTCGAGTGCGACGCTTCGTCTCACGGCTTCGGGGCGGTGCTGGTCCAGGACAGCCACCCGGTAGCCTTCTTCAGCCGGCCCGTGGCTCCCCGGCACCGCGCTCTCGCCGCCTACGAGCGGGAGTTGATTGGGCTTGTCCAGGCCGTCCGCCACTGGAGGCCGTACCTGTGGGGGCGTCGTTTTTTGGTCAAGACGGACCACTACAGCCTCAAGTACCTGTTGGATCAGCGGCTGTCCACCATACCGCAGCACCATTGGGTGGGCAAGCTCCTCGGCTTCGACTTCGCCGTGGAGTACAAGCCGGGACACACCAACGCCGTGGCGGATGCCCTCTCCCGCCGCGACACCCCGGAGGAGGGCGTCGTCTTG CCCTTGCGGCCCTGCTGGACGACATCGGGAGCGGCGCCCGGACCTTGCCGTGGGCCGTGA
- the LOC8080735 gene encoding methionine aminopeptidase 1B, chloroplastic isoform X4 encodes MPPAAGLREKRSQEQSSIKSKKRPPLRRGKVSPQLPVPGHIPRPSYVGSKGLPELCKGQLHDAQGITGMRAACKLAARVLDFAGTLVKPSITTNEIDAAVHNMIIEAGAYPSPLGYRGFPKSICTSVNECVCHGIPDSTQLQNGDIINIDVNVFLNGYHGGTSRTFACGQVDDSIKHFLNAAEECLEKGISVCRDGVNYRKIGKKISKLAYFYGYYVVERFVGHGIGTTYHSEPLILHHANENSGRMVEGQTFTVEPILTMEKTECVTWEDGWTTVTADGSWAAQFEHTILVTRNGVEILTKV; translated from the exons ATGCCCCCTGCCGCCGGCTTGAGAGAGAAGAG GTCACAAGAGCAAAGTTCAATAAAATCAAAGAAAAGGCCACCTTTGAGGCGTGGAAAGGTCTCCCCACAACTTCCTGTACCAGGGCACATTCCAAGACCATCTTATGTTGGTTCAAAAGGATTGCCAGAACTATGCAAGGGCCAATTACACGATGCTCAAGGGATTACTGGAATGAGAGCTGCTTGCAAACTTGCTGCCCGTGTTCTGGACTTTGCTGGGACTTTAGTTAAG CCATCCATTACTACAAATGAAATTGACGCAGCAGTTCATAATATGATCATCGAGGCTGGTGCTTATCCTTCTCCACTTGGCTATCGTGGATTTCCTAAAAGTATATGTACATCAGTAAATGAGTGTGTCTGTCATGGGATACCTGATTCAACTCAGCTGCAG AATGGGGATATTATAAACATTGATGTAAATGTGTTCCTGAAT GGATACCATGGGGGTACCTCCAGAACATTTGCATGTGGACAGGTGGATGATTCTATCAAGCATTTTCTCAAT GCAGCTGAAGAATGCTTGGAGAAGGGCATTTCTGTCTGCAGGGATGGTGTGAACTACAGAAAGATTGGCAAGAAAATAAG CAAGCTTGCCTATTTTTATGGCTATTATGTGGTGGAACGTTTTGTTGGGCATGGGATTGGAACTACGTATCATTCTGAGCCACTTATCCTACATCATG CCAACGAAAACTCAGGGCGAATGGTTGAGGGCCAAACATTTACAGTTG AACCTATACTTACAATGGAGAAAACAGAGTGTGTTACATGGGAAGATGGATGGACGACTGTCACTGCTGATGGTAGCTGGGCTGCTCAGTTTGAGCATACCATACTGGTCACTAGGAATGGTGTAGAAATATTGACGAAAGTTTGA
- the LOC8077492 gene encoding glucan endo-1,3-beta-glucosidase 1 isoform X2, which produces MGSRTRGGSGSRSRLLFFPFILLLHLLSLHSGPSVVVSAAGSGEPYVGVTIGTQVTNLLSPSDLASFLRAQRITRVRLYDADPRLLSALAASGVRAIVGVPNDELLALGSSPATAASWVSRRVLPFAGVNSSTPNVISAIAVGDEVPTALPSALPVLLPAINSLAAALAAANLSSIPVSTPLPFSVVLDPFPPSQAFFNQSLAKSFVAPLLAHLANTSAPLMLNLYPYYSLMQSKGVIPLDNALFRPLPPSQEMVDPNTLLHYTNVLDAMLDAVRVAVRNLNATGGASVPILVTETGWPSYGDRRAEPYATRDNADAYNSNLIKHVLEDKPGTPMAPGAGAQSSAYIYELFNEDLRPGPVSEANWGLFYGNGTPVYLLHVSGADGFLGNDTTDRTFCVAADDADLKAVQAAMDWACGPGRADCTAIQPGQACYQPDDVRSHASFAFDAYYQSQGRAAGSCYFQGAGMVTTVDPSHDSCLFPGSKLLSNSTGSGSTNTSTPTSDAEGSAIWRLRTGRDKGFFLFLRLVLSIAVVIVVDSNFWT; this is translated from the exons ATGGGGAGCAGGACCAGAGGAGGGAGTGGCAGCCGCAGCCGCTTGCTCTTCTTCCCTTTCATCCTCTTGCTCCACCTCCTCTCTCTTCACT CAGGCCCGTCGGTGGTGGTGTCGGCGGCGGGGTCCGGCGAGCCGTACGTGGGCGTGACGATCGGCACGCAGGTGACGAACCTGCTCTCGCCGTCGGACCTGGCGTCGTTCCTGCGCGCGCAGCGCATCACCCGCGTGCGCCTCTACGACGCGGACCCGCGGCTGCTGTCGGCGCTGGCCGCCTCGGGGGTGCGCGCCATCGTGGGTGTCCCCAACGACGAGCTCCTGGCGCTGGGCTCCTCCCCGGCGACGGCCGCGTCCTGGGTCTCCCGCCGCGTGCTCCCCTTCGCGGGCGTCAACTCCAGCACCCCGAACGTCATCTCCGCCATCGCCGTCGGGGACGAGGTGCCGACCGCGCTCCCCTCGGCGCTGCCCGTGCTGCTCCCGGCCATCaactccctcgccgccgcgctGGCCGCCGCCAACCTTTCCTCCATCCCGGTGTCGACGCCGCTGCCCTTCTCCGTGGTGCTGGACCCGTTCCCGCCGTCGCAGGCCTTCTTCAACCAGTCCCTGGCCAAGTCGTTCGTGGCGCCGCTGCTCGCCCACCTCGCCAACACCTCGGCGCCGCTGATGCTGAACCTGTACCCGTACTACTCGCTGATGCAGAGCAAGGGCGTGATCCCGCTGGACAACGCGCTGTTCCGGCCGCTGCCGCCGTCGCAGGAGATGGTGGACCCCAACACGCTGCTCCACTACACCAACGTGCTCGACGCGATGCTGGACGCGGTGCGCGTGGCCGTCCGGAACCTCAACGCCACGGGCGGCGCGAGCGTGCCGATCCTGGTGACGGAGACCGGGTGGCCGTCGTACGGGGACCGGCGCGCGGAGCCGTACGCGACCAGGGACAACGCGGACGCGTACAACTCCAACCTCATCAAGCACGTGCTGGAGGACAAGCCCGGCACGCCCATGGCGCCCGGCGCCGGCGCGCAGTCCAGCGCCTACATCTACGAGCTCTTCAACGAGGACCTCCGCCCGGGCCCCGTGTCGGAGGCGAACTGGGGCCTGTTCTACGGGAACGGCACCCCGGTGTACCTCCTCCACGTGTCCGGCGCCGACGGGTTCCTGGGGAACGACACGACGGACCGGACCTTCTGCGTAGCCGCCGACGACGCGGACTTGAAGGCGGTGCAGGCGGCCATGGACTGGGCGTGCGGCCCCGGGCGCGCCGACTGCACGGCGATACAGCCCGGGCAGGCGTGCTACCAGCCCGACGACGTGCGCAGCCACGCGTCGTTCGCGTTCGACGCCTACTACCAGTCCCAGGGCCGCGCCGCCGGCTCGTGCTACTTCCAGGGCGCCGGAATGGTCACCACCGTGGATCCGA GTCATGACAGCTGTTTATTTCCTGGAAG TAAGCTGCTGAGCAACAGCACTGGATCTGGCAGCACGAACACATCGACGCCCACAAGTGATGCGGAGGGATCTGCAATATGGAGATTAAGAACTGGAAGGGACAAAGGGTTCTTCCTCTTCCTTCGGTTGGTACTTAGCATTGCGGTGGTTATCGTGGTGGATTCgaacttttggacatga
- the LOC8080735 gene encoding uncharacterized protein LOC8080735 isoform X3 — MEHVMKASLGRQGQANGDVVDELDDAVRTVEPRLQLALRRLRQRRHRPVTKSKQDPVPHQEDDRTVAAVVGALLYSLGLLQAMSNVVDELRTLGQGLCHSRHTSCSLFVGAQGGRVAPVHNAERRLPQRRLKGGVEDIFRPRQPAQPVAWPVTCQTAKVHYNDLVSGLRLPVGLWVERRRHLQLCAAQTQQLPLEVGGEHRVTVGDDGLRDAVQPHDVGEESLGHCLGRVWVRQGQEVGVLAEAVDDRQDDGLALDTRQRLDEVHGDVRPNTLRNRKGQQQARRVQLLRLVALAHRTRADEVLHHPFHVRKMKIPAETMQGALNAFMSFFVDSQQDFLQQRGARW; from the coding sequence ATGGAACACGTCATGAAGGCGAGCTTGGGGAGGCAAGGCCAAGCGAACGGCGACGTCGTTGATGAGCTCGACGACGCGGTACGGACCGTAGAACCGCGGCTTCAGCTTGCCCTTAGACGACTGCGGCAGAGACGCCACCGGCCTGTGACGAAGTCGAAGCAGGACCCAGTCCCCCACCAGGAAGATGACCGGACGGTGGCTGCGGTCGTAGGCGCGCTTCTGTACAGCCTGGGCCTGCTCCAAGCGATGTCGAATGTCGTCGATGAACTCCGCACGCTCGGCCAAGGACTGTGCCACAGCCGGCACACGAGTTGCTCCCTGTTCGTAGGAGCGCAGGGAGGGCGGGTCGCGCCCGTACACAACGCGGAACGGCGTCTCCCGCAGCGACGACTGAAAGGCGGTGTTGAAGACATATTCCGCCCAAGGCAGCCAGCGCAGCCAGTCGCGTGGCCGGTCACCTGTCAAACAGCGAAGGTACATTACAATGACCTTGTTAGCGGACTCCGACTGCCCGTCGGACTGTGGGTGGAACGCCGAAGACATCTGCAGCTTTGTGCCGCTCAAACGCAGCAGCTCCCTCTAGAAGTTGGAGGTGAACACCGGGTCACGGTCGGAGACGATGGACTGCGGGATGCCGTGCAGCCGcacgatgtcggtgaagaaagctTGGGTCACTGTCTCGGCCGAGTATGGGTGCGCCAGGGGCAGGAAGTGGGCGTACTTGCTGAAGCGGTCGACGACCGTCAAGATGACGGACTTGCCCTTGACACGCGGCAGCGCCTCGACGAAGTCCATGGCGATGTCCGTCCAAACACCCTGCGGAACAGGAAGGGGCAACAGCAGGCCCGCAGGGTGCAGCTGCTCCGGCTTGTTGCGCTGGCACACCGCACACGCGCGGACGAAGTCCTGCACCACCCGTTTCATGTGAGGAAAATGAAAATCCCGGCGGAGACGATGCAGGGTGCGCTGAACGCCTTCATGTCCTTCTTCGTGGACAGCCAGCAAGATTTCCTGCAGCAACGGGGAGCCCGGTGGTAG
- the LOC8080735 gene encoding methionine aminopeptidase 1B, chloroplastic isoform X2, which translates to MAGLGAGLGARPSAAFEAGRFQPLAAPLRPVRSGKFIVPKRCFTVSSRLTWVEDELMEIRKSQEQSSIKSKKRPPLRRGKVSPQLPVPGHIPRPSYVGSKGLPELCKGQLHDAQGITGMRAACKLAARVLDFAGTLVKPSITTNEIDAAVHNMIIEAGAYPSPLGYRGFPKSICTSVNECVCHGIPDSTQLQNGDIINIDVNVFLNGYHGGTSRTFACGQVDDSIKHFLNAAEECLEKGISVCRDGVNYRKIGKKISKLAYFYGYYVVERFVGHGIGTTYHSEPLILHHANENSGRMVEGQTFTVEPILTMEKTECVTWEDGWTTVTADGSWAAQFEHTILVTRNGVEILTKV; encoded by the exons ATGGCCGGGCTCGGCGCGGGACTGGGAGCGCGCCCCTCCGCCGCCTTCGAGGCCGGGAGGTTCCAGCCTCTCGCTGCCCCTCTCCGCCCCGTCCGCTCCG GCAAATTCATAGTGCCAAAGAGATGCTTCACTGTGTCAAGTAGGCTCACATGGGTGGAAGATGAGCTTATGGAGATAAGGAA GTCACAAGAGCAAAGTTCAATAAAATCAAAGAAAAGGCCACCTTTGAGGCGTGGAAAGGTCTCCCCACAACTTCCTGTACCAGGGCACATTCCAAGACCATCTTATGTTGGTTCAAAAGGATTGCCAGAACTATGCAAGGGCCAATTACACGATGCTCAAGGGATTACTGGAATGAGAGCTGCTTGCAAACTTGCTGCCCGTGTTCTGGACTTTGCTGGGACTTTAGTTAAG CCATCCATTACTACAAATGAAATTGACGCAGCAGTTCATAATATGATCATCGAGGCTGGTGCTTATCCTTCTCCACTTGGCTATCGTGGATTTCCTAAAAGTATATGTACATCAGTAAATGAGTGTGTCTGTCATGGGATACCTGATTCAACTCAGCTGCAG AATGGGGATATTATAAACATTGATGTAAATGTGTTCCTGAAT GGATACCATGGGGGTACCTCCAGAACATTTGCATGTGGACAGGTGGATGATTCTATCAAGCATTTTCTCAAT GCAGCTGAAGAATGCTTGGAGAAGGGCATTTCTGTCTGCAGGGATGGTGTGAACTACAGAAAGATTGGCAAGAAAATAAG CAAGCTTGCCTATTTTTATGGCTATTATGTGGTGGAACGTTTTGTTGGGCATGGGATTGGAACTACGTATCATTCTGAGCCACTTATCCTACATCATG CCAACGAAAACTCAGGGCGAATGGTTGAGGGCCAAACATTTACAGTTG AACCTATACTTACAATGGAGAAAACAGAGTGTGTTACATGGGAAGATGGATGGACGACTGTCACTGCTGATGGTAGCTGGGCTGCTCAGTTTGAGCATACCATACTGGTCACTAGGAATGGTGTAGAAATATTGACGAAAGTTTGA